The Pan troglodytes isolate AG18354 chromosome 19, NHGRI_mPanTro3-v2.0_pri, whole genome shotgun sequence region GGTATAGTGGGAAGTTTGGGAAGAGCATCAAAGGCCTGGATGCTGTGTGACTCAGGCAAGCTGTCCACCTGCCTGTGGCCCTGAGGGGCCTGGCAGGAATTATCTCAAAGCTCCTGACAACCCTGCAGGGCAATGGTGTGTGCCTGTCCCACTGCCTCTCTGTCTGGCGAGTGGCTTCCCTGTCTTGACCTTGACTTTGACCCTTTTCTTGTCTCACACTCTCCAAAAGCATTGTGTCACCCCACTGACCTGAATCTTGGGTTTATTCAGCCCTAccttaaattctttctttaattcttcttcttctttctttttttttttttttttgagatagtctcgctctgtcacccaggctggagtgcagtggcatgatctcagctcactgcaacctctgcctcccgggttcaagtggttttcctgcctcagccacccgagtagctgggattacaggtgcgtgccactacacccagctaatttttgtatttttagtagagccgggatttcaccacgttggccaggcctgtcttgaactcctggccttaggtgatccacctgccttggcctcccaaagtgccaggattataggcatgaagaaccacgcccagccctttatttaattcttaaaacagcCCATGATTAGGAGTCTGCAGCAAGCTGGTCCAAAGGCACCCACCCCCTTTTCCCACTGACCCCTTTGTCTCCCCCACCCTACTCCAGCAGAAAGCCCCATCCTTGGCTTAGGGAGCGCCATGACGACTGAAATTGGTTGGTGGAAGCTGACTTTCCTCCGGAAAAAGAAAtccactcccaaagtgctgtatgAGATCCCTGACACCTATGCCCAAACAGAGGGAGATGCAGAACCCCCGAGGCCTGACGCTGGAGGCCCCAACAGCGACTTTAACACCCGCCTGGAGAAGATTGTGGACAAGAGCACAAAGGGCAAGCACGTCAAGGTCTCCAACTCAGGACGCttcaaggagaagaagaaagtgagAGCCACGCTGGCAGAGAACCCTAACCTCTTTGATGATCACGAGGAAGGACGGTCATCAAAGTGAAGGGCTGAGGAGGGTGCTAGCACCTCTTGGCTCCCTGCCATCAGCCAGATCTGAGACAGGACCTTGCCACGCTGGCCTCTTTGGCCATAGCTGAAGCTGTGGGGCCAGTTGATACCTGCTGGCAGGAAATGGCTGTTTTTTAGGTTTGTATTTATGTGCTGCCACTTTTGTAAGGCCTGGGAGATCCCAGGGTCCTCCACCCTCCCCCTGACCACATACAAAGGCACTCTAGTTCAAGGGTGAAAACTCTCACCCAGGAGGAACAGCCCTCCTTGAAGCAATGGCAGGGCCAGCAGGGAGGTGGGCATGGCAGGGAATGGAGAGAGTGAGCCAGACAGACTTCACCTCCTTACTGGACACAGGGTCAAGGGCGAGTTTCAATTGCTGCTCCCTTTACTTTCTCTACCTGTGACTACTCCCTGGACCAATTCTGAGGAGGGCACATTTTCCAGAAGCCACGTGATAGGGGCTGGTTTCTGTGGAGCCAGAGGCAGAGACCCTGAACTTGAGCTCACCTCCTAACACTGGCAGTAAACTTCCTGGAACTTTGCCCTCAGGTGCGGAGGGGACAGAGGACCCTGGCACTCTGTTAGGGTGCTGTAGAAGACTAGATTGATGGTAGTTTGGCCTGTTAGTTCCTGTTTTGGCCATGACTTTTGCAGGTGGCAAGTCACACACCCTCAAAGGGAAGCTACACAGGCCAAATCGGGGGAGTGGGTGGGGaattttctcctctccctctcctacTATAATAGTATTTAAGACATATCAGCTCCAGAGATGAGTCCTGGAGCCTTGAATTttgtttaacaaaataattgtaGGTTTCTCTCTGTAATAACAATGCTGGAAAAGCAGAGAACCTCTTTTATGCTCATGtcttgcatttattgagatgactgtttCTCATGCCTTTATGTTCCTTCATGTAAGTAAAGTGGACCTTTGTGCTCAAACTGTTCCTTTCAAGCTTCAGGAAGGGTTCCCAGGTGTGACAATGTAGGAACTGAGTCACTAATTTTTACCATCAAACTAGCCTTAGTATGGGGATGGGGCAGCAGAAGGAGCTAGTTACACCTCAGTGGTCAGTTCTCTCCAGTCAACAGAGAGCCCGTCAGGTGCTCTAAGAGAGTAGGGCAGACCTTTGGTGATTGACCCCAAAGTTTCAGTGGTTTGGTTTGGGATTAAGATTCAAACTCTGGCTCTACCCCTTagtagctgggtgaccttgggaacATTTGCTTgtactctgagcctcagtttcctcttctgtaaaagggGGCTGAAATAATACCTATCTCATAGGGAGTGGTCAGTATTAAGTGGCCTATGAGAGtcccatagtaagtgctcagtttAATACTGgtttccttcccccttcctttaTAAGGAACTCCACCATACCCCACAGCTTTGGtttaagaaaaaggagaaggtgggtatggtggctcaggcctgtaatcctagcactttgggggctgaggtgggaggattgcttgagcccaggagtttgagaccagcctaggcaacatagagagaccccatgtctaaaaaaaaaaaccaaccaacaaacaaaaagtagctgactgtggtggcacatgcctgtagtcctatctacttgggaggctgaggtgggaggattgcttgagtccaggagttcaagactacagtgagccatgattgtggcactgcactacaatctgggtgacagaactaggTCTTATCTCtaggggaaaataaaattaataaataagagaggcttggcgcggtggctcatgcctgtaatcccagcactttgggaggctgaggcaggcagatcacctgaggttgggagttcaagaccagcctggccaacacggagaaactccgtctctactaagaatacaaaattagccaactgtggtggcacatacctgtaatcccagctacttggaaggctgaggcaggagaattgcttgaacccaggaggccgaggttgcggtgagccgagatagctctattgcactccagcctgggcaacaagagcgaaactccgtctcaaaaataaataaataaataagaaagaggaGTTCTCTCTTAAGCTGTCACTTAACCTCATAAAGCTGTCACTTTATGAGGTTAGGTCCAGCTCTTTCTCAAGCCATAAGAGCTGGGAACTAAAAAAATGTTGGCCAAATCTCTGGAGCTCATGGTAGAAACACAGGGAGAGACCAAGGTGGCCACTAAACAATGTGGTCCTGCGGCTTCCAGGTCAGCTCCTGGCAGGCTGCTGGGCCACCCCACCCCAGGAGCTGTTGCTCAGGGAATTTATTAGTGAAACAAACAGACCTATACAAGGGACGCTTTGTTAGGTGCCTCGTCCCGGCCAGGGGGACCTCAAATGATGAGTAAGGGAGACCAGGAGctggagggatggaagtcaggCTCAGGGGTGCTGCCTTACCCAAAGCCTCTTTCCCCTACCCCTTCCCACTACACAGAACTTTCTAGGGTCTCACCAATTACTCAATCCATGAGGCCTCCACAGAGGATCTCAGACTTTCCCTACACCGCAGCCCTGCCCAGtgttaatagctaacatttataggGTGCTTAAGGCAGGCAGCCCCTAGAACAAGTCCTCCCTAAGGTTGTTCATTTAATCCTATCATCACCTGAGACAGGTGctgtcattatccccatttttcagacaaGTTGGCTGAGGCTTAGAGGTTAAATCACTCACCCTGGGGGCCAGGCGCTGGCAGTGGTACAGCTAGTACTGAAGCCAGAGCCAGCTTGTACATGTGACCACTGTCCCACACAGCCACCTTCCACTCTTGATTCTCATCTGCTACGGGgacaggaaactgaagctcagaacaAAGAAAAGCACAGACACCTTCTGCAGAAGGGGAAGTTGGGAGGGGAGGGAGCAACGTCTGGGTCTTAGGATCCCAGGAGGTGAGCATCACTCGAGGGGGGTGGACAAACTCTGGAAGCAGTTGGATAAAGCCAACCAGCTTTGAAGCTGAGTGTCCCCTAAGACCCTAGACTACAGGTATCTCCCACATCCGCCCATTCTTGGTTTCCCTGAGGTGGGGGATAAGGATGGCCCCTGGGCCACCAACCTAAGGTTCTAGATAATACTGGCACTGTACTGCCAACTCCTCCAGTATCACCATTACCCCTCTGGGTGAGAGTATCCACAGCCCCTCTGCCCCTTGCATGCTGACCCCGGCTCCATCTTCTAGGTAAAGTCCACATATGTTTCTAAGCTGGGTGGCCAGATGGATGTGGGGTAGGTACTAGAAGCCAAAGGGAGATCTGGATGCCCAGGGAAGCAGAGCGAGGCAGCTGCAAGTTTTCATGAGaacaggggaagaggaggaaccGAGAGCGCAAATATGTGCGGCAACCGGGAGAGGCTACGGGTTATCGACCACAGTTTCACTGGGACGCGGCCCAAGCTGATGAagggggaggcaggggaggcgGGCTAGAAGTTGCTTTCACTGCCCGGAAGGGGCCGACCTTGGGCGGCGGGCTCCCCCTTCTGGACATACTGCCTACAAGGTGCAGAGAAGTGAGGGGACAGGAAAGTTGCTTAAATTCCCCAAGTCCCTGCCTTGGGGGTTGAGGGAGACCAGGCCGGGTTGAACATCAATAAAGTGCACGGCTGATAGGCTTTTATTAAAGACTGGGGGCAGTAACGGCTGGACAGAGAACGGAAAAGGAACATCTGAGACCAGGCTCAAAGCTAG contains the following coding sequences:
- the PRR15L gene encoding proline-rich protein 15-like protein; protein product: MTTEIGWWKLTFLRKKKSTPKVLYEIPDTYAQTEGDAEPPRPDAGGPNSDFNTRLEKIVDKSTKGKHVKVSNSGRFKEKKKVRATLAENPNLFDDHEEGRSSK